In the genome of Triticum urartu cultivar G1812 chromosome 5, Tu2.1, whole genome shotgun sequence, one region contains:
- the LOC125508419 gene encoding tRNA nucleotidyltransferase cca2-like, which produces MSLRLLLPPRGSLRLLSPLRRHQTPRPPPFRTTATGVPQRASSFFSIPIRAFTSISGMAAGTQQQTVEVRESVELTEEEERIFARLLDVVRHFGLGTQLRVAGGWVRDKLLGKGSADIDIALDNMTGQNFCERVNEYSKFMGEEQKGIGVIQCNPDQSKHLETARMLIYGIWIDFVNLRSEKYAENSRIPTVEIGTAKEDALRRDLTINSLFFNINTKSVEDLTGRGLEDLKKGLIDTPLPAKSTFLDDPLRVLRAIRFAARFSFTLAEDLKEAASDEKVKSELGSKISRERIGHEVDLMMSDKHPVNALCHIHDLGLFYVVFAFPEKLEPPALDKHDWLCVSHLEAAWNLAHSIGRSVFSGGSDSKSQDEQQRLCLYSALFTPVRNMFYMDKKSKKVPVVSYIIRYSLKLKASDADTIVNIHVASEKFAELILLLESNENLETVKEKLDDEYLEIPTDLVKRVFAGLILREIKGFWRVALFISTLVYPEVGNASDSLGKQDELDKMKERYISVERSITELDLDGVWKMKPLLDGKAIMGVMQVKSGGPLIGKWQQRLVKWQLAHPQGTMEECMEWMKQSEQQSKRQKIECST; this is translated from the exons ATgtctctccgcctcctcctcccaccTCGCGGCAGCCTACGCCTCCTTTCCCCTCTCCGTCGCCACCAGACCCCAAGGCCTCCGCCCTTTCGAACGACTGCCACCGGCGTCCCACAGAGGGCCTCTAGTTTCTTCAGTATCCCTATCCGCGCCTTCACCAGTATCTCCGGCATGGCTGCTGGGACGCAGCAGCAGACCGTGGAGGTTAGGGAGAGCGTGGAGCtgacggaggaggaggagcggatCTTCGCTAGGCTGCTGGACGTCGTCCGCCACTTCGGACTCGGCACCCAGCTCCGCGTCGCCGGGGGATGGGTCCGGGACAAG CTATTGGGGAAAGGCTCTGCTGACATTGACATTGCACTTGATAATATGACGGGCCAAAATTTCTGTGAGAGAGTAAATGAGTACTCAAAATTCATGGGTGAAGAGCAGAAAGGAATCGGCGTTATCCAGTG CAACCCTGATCAATCCAAGCACCTGGAAACTgcaagaatgcttatatatggcATATGGATTGATTTTGTCAACTTGAGGTCCGAAAAGTACGCTGAAAACAGTCGTATTCCTACTGTG GAGATTGGAACAGCCAAAGAAGATGCACTCCGCAGGGACCTAACAATCAATAG CTTATTCTTCAATATCAACACTAAATCAGTGGAAGATTTAACTGGAAGAG GTCTTGAAGATCTGAAAAAGGGCCTCATTGATACTCCTTTACCTGCCAAGTCAACTTTCCTGGATGACCCCCTCAGGGTTCTTAGAGCAATTCGGTTTG CTGCTAGATTCAGCTTTACATTAGCTGAAGATTTGAAAGAAGCGGCTTCTGATGAAAAGGTGAAGTCTGAACTTGGTAGCAAGATTAGCAGAGAACGAATTGGTCATGAG GTAGACCTCATGATGTCAGACAAACACCCTGTCAATGCACTGTGCCATATCCATGATTTGGGATTGTTTTATGTTGTTTTTGCTTTTCCTGAGAAACTAGAGCCTCCAGCTCTTGACAAACATGATTG GCTTTGTGTTTCACATCTTGAAGCAGCATGGAATCTTGCACATTCTATTGGCCGTTCTGTGTTCAGTGGTGGTTCTGATTCCAAGTCACAG GATGAACAGCAAAGGCTTTGCCTGTATAGCGCGCTATTTACTCCAGTTCGAAATATGTTCTACATGGACAAAAAATCAAAGAAG GTTCCAGTTGTTAGCTATATTATTCGGTACTCTCTAAAGCTGAAAGCTAGTGATGCTGACACG ATTGTGAACATACATGTTGCGAGTGAAAAGTTTGCTGAATTAATTCTTCTCCtggagtcaaatgagaatctgGAAACTGTGAAAGAGAAGCTGGATGATGAATATCTAGAGATACCAACAGACTTAGTGAAACGTGTTTTTGCAG GACTTATACTTCGTGAAATAAAAGGTTTTTGGCGTGTGGCACTGTTTATCTCAACTCTTGTCTATCCAGAAGTGGGCAATGCCAGCGATTCCCTCGGCAAGCAGGATGAACTAGATAAAATGAAAGAGAGATACATCAGTGTGGAGCGATCAATAACTGAACTTG ATCTTGATGGCGTATGGAAAATGAAGCCGTTGCTTGATGGAAAGGCCATTATGGGGGTCATGCAGGTCAAGTCCGGAGGTCCCTTGATTGGAAAATGG CAACAACGGCTAGTCAAGTGGCAGCTTGCGCATCCTCAGGGAACTATGGAGGAGTGCATGGAGTGGATGAAGCAGTCGGAACAGCAGTCAAAACGCCAGAAAATAGAATGCAGCACTTGA